A stretch of the Salvelinus fontinalis isolate EN_2023a chromosome 22, ASM2944872v1, whole genome shotgun sequence genome encodes the following:
- the LOC129820263 gene encoding eyes absent homolog 3-like isoform X2 — MSGGSGSADMDDSQDLPELPTKKARHELDVGLDQEPRGLRDDQIPPTLLGSGDQDNSYSTLSNAQLDGAVASRALTTTASEYNSHIYQGSRPAVTSYATSQGAFPPLAQATVYTAFPQAEQTQATVYTAFPQAEQTQATVYTAFPQAGQTYGLPPFGAMWPGIKSETGLPDAAPSVGQPGFLSFRSAYTSTQPDPGHVHCSYPSQGSSFTTSSVYTNIPTASAATEAHQEFSSYNVNSLGQTQFPQYYAPPLSYVPAGLPNSEENGSSMGVAGYPAIKTEGSAMAGLPSTTDACPRENLPTGVALPTGVALPMGALDQEEAGRRNPAGKAKGKAKKSDSNQPTDADLERIFLWDLDETIIIFHSLLTGSFSQKFGKDSDTVLNLGLQMEELIFELADTHLFFNDLEECDQVHVEDVASDDNGQDLSAYNFLADGFHGPSGGGATTGVQGGVEWMRKLAFRYRRLREIYNGYKGNVGGLLSPMKRELLLRLQSEMENMTDAWLSTALKSLLLIQSRGKCMNVLVTTTQLVPALAKVLLYGLGDVFPIENIYSATKIGKESCFERIVSRFGKNVTYVVIGDGRDEEFAAKQHNMPFWRITTHGDLVSLHQALELDFL; from the exons atgtcaggaggaagtgGCTCAGCGGACATGGACGACTCGCAGGACCTGCCTGAATTGCCG ACCAAGAAGGCCAGACATGAGCTGGATGTTGGACTGGACCAAGAGCCAAG GGGACTACGTGATGACCAGATCCCTCCTACTCTCTTGGGCTCAGGAGATCAGGACAATTCATACTCTACGTTGTCTAATGCCCAGCTTGATGGAG CGGTGGCCAGCAGAGCGCTCACCACAACAGCCTCTGAATATAACTCCCACATCTACCAAGGAAGCAG ACCAGCAGTCACATCCTACGCCACCAGCCAGGGTGCATTTCCTCCTCTGGCCCAGGCCACAGTCTACACCGCCTTCCCCCAGGCAGAACAGACCCAGGCCACAGTCTACACCGCCTTCCCCCAGGCAGAACAGACCCAGGCCACAGTCTACACTGCCTTCCCCCAAGCAGGACAAACCTACGGCCTCCCACCATTTG gtgCTATGTGGCCAGGTATTAAGTCAGAGACGGGGCTGCCTGATGCAGCACCCTCTGTTGGCCAGCCTGGGTTCCTCAGCTTCAGATCAGCATATACCTCAACCCAGCCAGACCCAGGCCATGTGCACTGCTCATACCCCAGCCAAG GCTCCAGTTTCACTACATCCAGTGTGTACACTAACATCCCTACTGCTTCCGCAGCTACAGAGGCTCACCAG GAGTTCAGCAGCTATAACGTCAACTCTCTGGGCCAGACCCAGTTCCCTCAGTACTACGCCCCGCCCCTTAGCTACGTCCCCGCCGGGCTGCCCAATAGCGAAGAGAATGGATCCAGTATGGGTGTGGCCGGGTATCCAGCTATAAAGACGGAGGGCAGTGCCATGGCTGGACTGCCCAGCACTACAG ATGCATGCCCGCGTGAGAACCTCCCGACCGGGGTAGCCCTGCCTACAGGTGTGGCCCTCCCCATGGGGGCCCTGGACCAGGAGGAGGCGGGGAGGAGGAACCCTGCTGGGAAGGCCAAGGGGAAGGCCAAGAAATCAGACAGCAACCAGCCTACTGACGCTGACCTGGAG CGAATCTTTCTGTGGGATCTGGATGAAACTATCATCATTTTCCACTCTCTGCTCACTGGGTCCTTCTCTCAGAAGTTTGGCAAG GACTCCGACACGGTGCTGAACCTGGGCCTTCAGATGGAGGAGCTGATCTTTGAGCTGGCAGACACACACCTCTTCTTCAATGACCTGGAG GAGTGTGATCAGGTCCATGTTGAAGACGTAGCCTCTGATGACAACGGACAGGATCTGAG CGCCTACAACTTCCTGGCGGATGGTTTCCACGGCCCCAGTGGTGGAGGTGCCACCACAGGAGTCCAGGGCGGGGTGGAGTGGATGAGGAAACTGGCCTTCCGTTATCGTCGCCTGAGGGAGATCTACAACGGATACAAAGGGAACGTGGGAG gcCTGCTGAGTCCCATGAAGAGGGAGCTGCTCCTCCGGCTCCAGTCTGAGATGGAGAATATGACGGACGCCTGGCTCAGCACAGCACTCAAATCCTTGCTGCTTATCCAGTCCAG gggTAAGTGTATGAATGTCCTGGTGACGACCACCCAGCTGGTGCCTGCTCTGGCCAAGGTGCTGCTCTATGGCCTTGGGGACGTCTTTCCCATAGAGAACATCTACAGCGCTACCAAGATAG GGAAAGAAAGCTGTTTTGAGCGCATCGTCTCTCGCTTTGGGAAGAATGTGACCTACGTGGTGATTGGAGACGGCCGTGATGAGGAATTCGCAGCAAAACAG CACAACATGCCTTTCTGGCGTATCACTACCCACGGGGACCTGGTATCCCTCCATCAAGCCCTGGAACTAGACTTCCTCTAG
- the LOC129820263 gene encoding eyes absent homolog 3-like isoform X3: MSGGSGSADMDDSQDLPELPTKKARHELDVGLDQEPRGLRDDQIPPTLLGSGDQDNSYSTLSNAQLDGAVASRALTTTASEYNSHIYQGSRPAVTSYATSQGAFPPLAQATVYTAFPQAEQTQATVYTAFPQAEQTQATVYTAFPQAGQTYGLPPFGAMWPGIKSETGLPDAAPSVGQPGFLSFRSAYTSTQPDPGHVHCSYPSQGSSFTTSSVYTNIPTASAATEAHQEFSSYNVNSLGQTQFPQYYAPPLSYVPAGLPNSEENGSSMGVAGYPAIKTEGSAMAGLPSTTDACPRENLPTGVALPTGVALPMGALDQEEAGRRNPAGKAKGKAKKSDSNQPTDADLERIFLWDLDETIIIFHSLLTGSFSQKFGKDSDTVLNLGLQMEELIFELADTHLFFNDLEECDQVHVEDVASDDNGQDLSAYNFLADGFHGPSGGGATTGVQGGVEWMRKLAFRYRRLREIYNGYKGNVGGLLSPMKRELLLRLQSEMENMTDAWLSTALKSLLLIQSRSAQGKCMNVLVTTTQLVPALAKVLLYGLGDVFPIENIYSATKIGKESCFERIVSRFGKNVTYVVIGDGRDEEFAAKQDLSPWNMPQDYLT; encoded by the exons atgtcaggaggaagtgGCTCAGCGGACATGGACGACTCGCAGGACCTGCCTGAATTGCCG ACCAAGAAGGCCAGACATGAGCTGGATGTTGGACTGGACCAAGAGCCAAG GGGACTACGTGATGACCAGATCCCTCCTACTCTCTTGGGCTCAGGAGATCAGGACAATTCATACTCTACGTTGTCTAATGCCCAGCTTGATGGAG CGGTGGCCAGCAGAGCGCTCACCACAACAGCCTCTGAATATAACTCCCACATCTACCAAGGAAGCAG ACCAGCAGTCACATCCTACGCCACCAGCCAGGGTGCATTTCCTCCTCTGGCCCAGGCCACAGTCTACACCGCCTTCCCCCAGGCAGAACAGACCCAGGCCACAGTCTACACCGCCTTCCCCCAGGCAGAACAGACCCAGGCCACAGTCTACACTGCCTTCCCCCAAGCAGGACAAACCTACGGCCTCCCACCATTTG gtgCTATGTGGCCAGGTATTAAGTCAGAGACGGGGCTGCCTGATGCAGCACCCTCTGTTGGCCAGCCTGGGTTCCTCAGCTTCAGATCAGCATATACCTCAACCCAGCCAGACCCAGGCCATGTGCACTGCTCATACCCCAGCCAAG GCTCCAGTTTCACTACATCCAGTGTGTACACTAACATCCCTACTGCTTCCGCAGCTACAGAGGCTCACCAG GAGTTCAGCAGCTATAACGTCAACTCTCTGGGCCAGACCCAGTTCCCTCAGTACTACGCCCCGCCCCTTAGCTACGTCCCCGCCGGGCTGCCCAATAGCGAAGAGAATGGATCCAGTATGGGTGTGGCCGGGTATCCAGCTATAAAGACGGAGGGCAGTGCCATGGCTGGACTGCCCAGCACTACAG ATGCATGCCCGCGTGAGAACCTCCCGACCGGGGTAGCCCTGCCTACAGGTGTGGCCCTCCCCATGGGGGCCCTGGACCAGGAGGAGGCGGGGAGGAGGAACCCTGCTGGGAAGGCCAAGGGGAAGGCCAAGAAATCAGACAGCAACCAGCCTACTGACGCTGACCTGGAG CGAATCTTTCTGTGGGATCTGGATGAAACTATCATCATTTTCCACTCTCTGCTCACTGGGTCCTTCTCTCAGAAGTTTGGCAAG GACTCCGACACGGTGCTGAACCTGGGCCTTCAGATGGAGGAGCTGATCTTTGAGCTGGCAGACACACACCTCTTCTTCAATGACCTGGAG GAGTGTGATCAGGTCCATGTTGAAGACGTAGCCTCTGATGACAACGGACAGGATCTGAG CGCCTACAACTTCCTGGCGGATGGTTTCCACGGCCCCAGTGGTGGAGGTGCCACCACAGGAGTCCAGGGCGGGGTGGAGTGGATGAGGAAACTGGCCTTCCGTTATCGTCGCCTGAGGGAGATCTACAACGGATACAAAGGGAACGTGGGAG gcCTGCTGAGTCCCATGAAGAGGGAGCTGCTCCTCCGGCTCCAGTCTGAGATGGAGAATATGACGGACGCCTGGCTCAGCACAGCACTCAAATCCTTGCTGCTTATCCAGTCCAGGTCAGCACA gggTAAGTGTATGAATGTCCTGGTGACGACCACCCAGCTGGTGCCTGCTCTGGCCAAGGTGCTGCTCTATGGCCTTGGGGACGTCTTTCCCATAGAGAACATCTACAGCGCTACCAAGATAG GGAAAGAAAGCTGTTTTGAGCGCATCGTCTCTCGCTTTGGGAAGAATGTGACCTACGTGGTGATTGGAGACGGCCGTGATGAGGAATTCGCAGCAAAACAG
- the LOC129820263 gene encoding eyes absent homolog 3-like isoform X1 has protein sequence MSGGSGSADMDDSQDLPELPTKKARHELDVGLDQEPRGLRDDQIPPTLLGSGDQDNSYSTLSNAQLDGAVASRALTTTASEYNSHIYQGSRPAVTSYATSQGAFPPLAQATVYTAFPQAEQTQATVYTAFPQAEQTQATVYTAFPQAGQTYGLPPFGAMWPGIKSETGLPDAAPSVGQPGFLSFRSAYTSTQPDPGHVHCSYPSQGSSFTTSSVYTNIPTASAATEAHQEFSSYNVNSLGQTQFPQYYAPPLSYVPAGLPNSEENGSSMGVAGYPAIKTEGSAMAGLPSTTDACPRENLPTGVALPTGVALPMGALDQEEAGRRNPAGKAKGKAKKSDSNQPTDADLERIFLWDLDETIIIFHSLLTGSFSQKFGKDSDTVLNLGLQMEELIFELADTHLFFNDLEECDQVHVEDVASDDNGQDLSAYNFLADGFHGPSGGGATTGVQGGVEWMRKLAFRYRRLREIYNGYKGNVGGLLSPMKRELLLRLQSEMENMTDAWLSTALKSLLLIQSRSAQGKCMNVLVTTTQLVPALAKVLLYGLGDVFPIENIYSATKIGKESCFERIVSRFGKNVTYVVIGDGRDEEFAAKQHNMPFWRITTHGDLVSLHQALELDFL, from the exons atgtcaggaggaagtgGCTCAGCGGACATGGACGACTCGCAGGACCTGCCTGAATTGCCG ACCAAGAAGGCCAGACATGAGCTGGATGTTGGACTGGACCAAGAGCCAAG GGGACTACGTGATGACCAGATCCCTCCTACTCTCTTGGGCTCAGGAGATCAGGACAATTCATACTCTACGTTGTCTAATGCCCAGCTTGATGGAG CGGTGGCCAGCAGAGCGCTCACCACAACAGCCTCTGAATATAACTCCCACATCTACCAAGGAAGCAG ACCAGCAGTCACATCCTACGCCACCAGCCAGGGTGCATTTCCTCCTCTGGCCCAGGCCACAGTCTACACCGCCTTCCCCCAGGCAGAACAGACCCAGGCCACAGTCTACACCGCCTTCCCCCAGGCAGAACAGACCCAGGCCACAGTCTACACTGCCTTCCCCCAAGCAGGACAAACCTACGGCCTCCCACCATTTG gtgCTATGTGGCCAGGTATTAAGTCAGAGACGGGGCTGCCTGATGCAGCACCCTCTGTTGGCCAGCCTGGGTTCCTCAGCTTCAGATCAGCATATACCTCAACCCAGCCAGACCCAGGCCATGTGCACTGCTCATACCCCAGCCAAG GCTCCAGTTTCACTACATCCAGTGTGTACACTAACATCCCTACTGCTTCCGCAGCTACAGAGGCTCACCAG GAGTTCAGCAGCTATAACGTCAACTCTCTGGGCCAGACCCAGTTCCCTCAGTACTACGCCCCGCCCCTTAGCTACGTCCCCGCCGGGCTGCCCAATAGCGAAGAGAATGGATCCAGTATGGGTGTGGCCGGGTATCCAGCTATAAAGACGGAGGGCAGTGCCATGGCTGGACTGCCCAGCACTACAG ATGCATGCCCGCGTGAGAACCTCCCGACCGGGGTAGCCCTGCCTACAGGTGTGGCCCTCCCCATGGGGGCCCTGGACCAGGAGGAGGCGGGGAGGAGGAACCCTGCTGGGAAGGCCAAGGGGAAGGCCAAGAAATCAGACAGCAACCAGCCTACTGACGCTGACCTGGAG CGAATCTTTCTGTGGGATCTGGATGAAACTATCATCATTTTCCACTCTCTGCTCACTGGGTCCTTCTCTCAGAAGTTTGGCAAG GACTCCGACACGGTGCTGAACCTGGGCCTTCAGATGGAGGAGCTGATCTTTGAGCTGGCAGACACACACCTCTTCTTCAATGACCTGGAG GAGTGTGATCAGGTCCATGTTGAAGACGTAGCCTCTGATGACAACGGACAGGATCTGAG CGCCTACAACTTCCTGGCGGATGGTTTCCACGGCCCCAGTGGTGGAGGTGCCACCACAGGAGTCCAGGGCGGGGTGGAGTGGATGAGGAAACTGGCCTTCCGTTATCGTCGCCTGAGGGAGATCTACAACGGATACAAAGGGAACGTGGGAG gcCTGCTGAGTCCCATGAAGAGGGAGCTGCTCCTCCGGCTCCAGTCTGAGATGGAGAATATGACGGACGCCTGGCTCAGCACAGCACTCAAATCCTTGCTGCTTATCCAGTCCAGGTCAGCACA gggTAAGTGTATGAATGTCCTGGTGACGACCACCCAGCTGGTGCCTGCTCTGGCCAAGGTGCTGCTCTATGGCCTTGGGGACGTCTTTCCCATAGAGAACATCTACAGCGCTACCAAGATAG GGAAAGAAAGCTGTTTTGAGCGCATCGTCTCTCGCTTTGGGAAGAATGTGACCTACGTGGTGATTGGAGACGGCCGTGATGAGGAATTCGCAGCAAAACAG CACAACATGCCTTTCTGGCGTATCACTACCCACGGGGACCTGGTATCCCTCCATCAAGCCCTGGAACTAGACTTCCTCTAG